From one Amia ocellicauda isolate fAmiCal2 chromosome 17, fAmiCal2.hap1, whole genome shotgun sequence genomic stretch:
- the nog2 gene encoding noggin-2, producing MGFSQALLLYVLMSIHVGASNHFLRLRPSPSDTLPVPDLIEHPDPEYDPREQDLAERTLRKKLGSHFDPNFMSISSPVLVNLSAQDEQLRLPGPMPNDLKKLDLSETPYGRRVKMGKKARRKFLQWLWTYTHCPVVHTWKDLGVRFWPRYIKEGNCFNGRSCSFPEGMFCKPAKSITKTFLRWYCQGFSRQKYCTWLPVQYPIISECKCSC from the coding sequence ATGGGGTTTTCACAGGCTCTTCTCCTCTACGTGTTGATGTCCATCCATGTAGGCGCCTCGAATCATTTCCTCCGGCTCCGACCTTCGCCCAGCGACACCCTGCCGGTGCCCGACCTCATCGAGCACCCGGACCCGGAGTACGACCCCCGGGAGCAGGACCTGGCCGAGAGGACCCTGAGGAAGAAGCTCGGCAGCCACTTCGACCCCAACTTCATGTCCATCAGCTCCCCCGTGCTGGTGAACCTGTCCGCGCAAGACGAGCAGCTGCGGCTGCCGGGACCCATGCCCAACGACCTCAAGAAGCTGGACCTTTCGGAAACCCCCTACGGGAGGCGGGTGAAGATGGGCAAGAAGGCGCGCAGGAAATTTCTGCAGTGGTTGTGGACCTATACCCACTGCCCCGTGGTGCACACATGGAAGGACCTGGGCGTGAGGTTCTGGCCGCGCTACATCAAGGAGGGCAACTGTTTCAATGGGCGCTCCTGTTCCTTCCCAGAGGGGATGTTCTGCAAACCCGCAAAGTCCATCACCAAGACTTTCCTCAGGTGGTACTGCCAAGGTTTCTCAAGACAGAAATACTGCACATGGCTACCCGTGCAGTACCCCATCATCTCAGAGTGCAAGTGTTCTTGCTGA